The DNA window CGCGCCGACCAGGGTGTCGACCCGGGCCGGGGGCAGTTCCTCCTCGACCACCCGGCGGGTCAGGTAGCAGGCGTGCAGCATCCGGCGCCGGCCGCCGTGCGGCTCGGCCGAGACGATGCCGACGTGGTGGATGCGGCGGCCCGGGCGGGCGAAGAAGTAGAGGTCGCCGGGGCGCTCGTCGTCGAGCGCCAGCGGCGTCGTCGCCTCGGCCTGGTCGTCGGCGTCGCGGGGCAACGTGACGCCGTACCGCCGCCAGGCCAGGTGGACCAGTCCGGAGCAGTCGATGCCGTCGGTGGACAGGCCGCCCCAGACGTAGACCAGGTCACGCAGCCGCTCGGCGACCGCCAGCACCTCCTTGGCCGCGGGGCGTTCGGCGGGCGACGGCACGAGGTCGCCCGCCGGCGCCCAGAGCGGCTCCGTGCGGCCGGGTGCCCGCGCCGGCCGCCAGCCGTCCGTCGGCCGCCCCGCGGAGGTGAGGCGGGTGCCCAGGACCACGCCCGCCAGCGCCGGCGGACCGCCGGCGGTCCCGTGCAGCGTGGTGCGGCGGACGTCGACCAGGAGCGTGGGCGCGGCCGGCCCGGCGTCGGCGGGCGCGGCCAGGTGGGTGGCCCGCATCCAGCCCGGATAGCCACGCGGGTCCAGTTTGGCGGCGGGCTGCCCGAGCGCGACCACCCGCACCCAGCCGTCCGGCCCGGCCCCGGTGACCAGCACCGGCTCGCCGAGCAGCAACTGGGTCAGCACGCAGTCGCCGACCCGCTGGTCGTGGTCCATCCCGTCGACCCAGGCGGCGATGTCGGGGGAGTCGCGCAGGGCGGGCTCGTCGGTCGGGCGGACCGCGTCGGGGTCTGTCCACAGCGTCGCCACCGGGACCCGCACGAGGGCCCGATGGCCCGGTTGAGGCACCATCCGTACCCCTCCTCCCACGCTCCTGTGGGCGACCCTATGAAAAAAACCAACGACACTCAACCGTTGCGCTGAACCTTAGCTTCACTCACGTCGGCGATCCCGAGCCCCGGGGCGTTCGGCAGCAGCACGGTCGCGCCCTCGTACCGGATGCCCCCGGTGACCGGCGACCAGGCGAGCCACCAGGCGGCGTCCAGGTCCGAGGTGGTCGTGGTGCCGTGGGCGGCGACCAGGCTGGCGGCCGCGCCCACCCCGACCGGTCCCTCCATCATCGAGCCGACGATCGTGCCCATGCCGTGCGCGGCGGCCAGGTCGAGCAGGGTGCGGGCGGCCTGGAGGCCGCCGCACTTGGCCAGCTTCACGTTGACCATGTCGGCCGCCCGGCGGCGGATCACCTCGACCAGGTCACGCACGTCGAACACCGACTCGTCGGCGAGGATCGGCACCTCCACCCGGTCGCTGACCCAGGCCAGCCCGTCCAGGTCGCGGCGGTGCACCGGCTGCTCGACCAGCTCGACGTCGAGCCCGGCGTCGACGATGCCGCCGATCACCCGGACCGCCTCCCGCGGCGTCCAACCCTGGTTGGCGTCCAGCCGGATCCGCACGTCCGGGCCCACCGCGGCGCGCACCGAGCGGACCCGTTCGAGGTCGCTGCTGGCGTCGGTGCCGACCTTGAGCTTGAGCACGGTGAAGCCCTCGGCGCGCCGCCGGCCGGCCGCCGCGGCCAGATCGACAGCGTCGCCCGCGGCCAGCGTGACGTCCGTCGGGACGCGCAGCGCGGTGCCGCCGAGCAGCCGCACCAGCGGTATGCCGAGGCGCCGCGCGGCCAGGTCGTGCAGCGCCACGTCGACGGCCGCCTTGGCGGACTCGTTGCCGACCACCGCGCCGCGCACCTGTGCGCACCGGGCCTGGAGGTCGTCGGCGTCGCGGCCGGTCAGCAGTGGGGCGAGCAGTTCGCGCACGCACGCCTCGGCCCCGCCGATCGACGCGCCGGTGACCTGCCAGACCTGCGGGGCCTCGCCGAAACCCGAGCGTCCGTCGCTGTCGACTACCTCGACGATCAGCGTCTCCACGGTGGTGGTGCTGCGCAGCGCGGTGACGAACGGGGTGTGTAAGGGGGCCGAGAGCCGGTAGGTGCGTACCGCCGCGATCGTCATGTGGGGCACCCTATAGGCACTGACGGCGAGCAGGGGAGGGCC is part of the Micromonospora sp. WMMD980 genome and encodes:
- a CDS encoding C40 family peptidase; this translates as MVPQPGHRALVRVPVATLWTDPDAVRPTDEPALRDSPDIAAWVDGMDHDQRVGDCVLTQLLLGEPVLVTGAGPDGWVRVVALGQPAAKLDPRGYPGWMRATHLAAPADAGPAAPTLLVDVRRTTLHGTAGGPPALAGVVLGTRLTSAGRPTDGWRPARAPGRTEPLWAPAGDLVPSPAERPAAKEVLAVAERLRDLVYVWGGLSTDGIDCSGLVHLAWRRYGVTLPRDADDQAEATTPLALDDERPGDLYFFARPGRRIHHVGIVSAEPHGGRRRMLHACYLTRRVVEEELPPARVDTLVGAHRV
- a CDS encoding dipeptide epimerase, encoding MTIAAVRTYRLSAPLHTPFVTALRSTTTVETLIVEVVDSDGRSGFGEAPQVWQVTGASIGGAEACVRELLAPLLTGRDADDLQARCAQVRGAVVGNESAKAAVDVALHDLAARRLGIPLVRLLGGTALRVPTDVTLAAGDAVDLAAAAGRRRAEGFTVLKLKVGTDASSDLERVRSVRAAVGPDVRIRLDANQGWTPREAVRVIGGIVDAGLDVELVEQPVHRRDLDGLAWVSDRVEVPILADESVFDVRDLVEVIRRRAADMVNVKLAKCGGLQAARTLLDLAAAHGMGTIVGSMMEGPVGVGAAASLVAAHGTTTTSDLDAAWWLAWSPVTGGIRYEGATVLLPNAPGLGIADVSEAKVQRNG